In Candidatus Cloacimonadota bacterium, one DNA window encodes the following:
- a CDS encoding gamma carbonic anhydrase family protein: MILKYKDILPRIGEKTWIAQNATMLGDCEIGNDSSVWFGVVIRGDVNFIRIGDRTNIQDLTMIHVTHAKKDGSDKGFPTIIGNDVTIGHKVMLHGCRIGNACLIGMHATIIDGAEIGDESIVAAGALVTKNKKFPPRSLIVGTPAKVIRSLNEEELKSLYYSAEQYRSYKNDYISYGY, translated from the coding sequence ATGATTCTTAAATACAAAGATATTCTTCCCAGAATTGGAGAAAAAACATGGATCGCTCAAAATGCCACCATGCTTGGAGATTGTGAAATTGGAAATGATTCTTCGGTCTGGTTTGGAGTTGTGATCAGAGGTGATGTGAATTTTATCAGGATCGGAGACCGAACCAATATCCAGGATTTGACCATGATCCATGTAACTCATGCCAAAAAAGATGGCTCTGATAAAGGTTTTCCCACAATTATTGGAAATGATGTCACGATCGGACATAAAGTTATGCTTCATGGTTGCAGGATTGGAAATGCTTGTCTGATTGGAATGCATGCAACCATTATCGATGGTGCTGAAATTGGTGATGAATCGATTGTTGCTGCCGGAGCTTTGGTCACTAAAAATAAAAAGTTCCCACCCAGAAGTTTGATCGTGGGAACTCCTGCAAAAGTCATCAGATCGTTGAATGAAGAAGAACTGAAATCCCTCTATTATTCAGCCGAACAATACAGGTCATATAAAAACGATTACATTTCTTACGGTTATTAA